A window from Seriola aureovittata isolate HTS-2021-v1 ecotype China chromosome 14, ASM2101889v1, whole genome shotgun sequence encodes these proteins:
- the LOC130181511 gene encoding dickkopf-related protein 1-like, translating to MYKEIIPGLRGRRLSKHRVETLWKLWDSGFKATLDFVTRSFFFSKTEGIFCPCVCSATVFTGRIMKLPAHRFLAVYLTLFGYLGDVYAGTVLMNSNAIKNLPGASGGKGTNTVSPSPRTSPSGSVGHKLPVDTLQQSGVCTDDEDCGGDEFCNDVRGACLPCRKSRKRCARDSMCCAGNRCSNGVCQANDIDGTDASIITGLPKHNNTMEHQPKRPHAVKGQEGDTCLRSADCSEGLCCARHFWSRICKPVLTEGQVCTRHRRKGTHGLELFQRCDCGDGLACRPEKGERDQSVSRTAARNLHTCQRR from the exons ATGTATAAAGAGATCATCCCAGGGCTGAGAGGCAGGAGACTTTCCAAGCATCGTGTCGAAACGCTGTGGAAACTTTGGGATTCAGGATTCAAGGCCACTTTGGACTTTGTCACTCGGTcgttttttttcagcaaaacagAAGGGATTTTCTGTCCGTGTGTTTGCAGCGCAACAGTGTTTACAGGGAGAATCATGAAGTTACCAGCGCATCGCTTCTTGGCTGTGTATCTCACGCTGTTTGGATACCTTGGGGACGTTTACGCGGGGACAGTCCTGATGAACTCCAACGCCATCAAAAACTTGCCCGGAGCTTCGGGTGGCAAAGGCACAAACACTGTCAGTCCGAGTCCGCGCACCTCACCCTCCGGTAGCGTGGGGCACAAATTACCCGTAGACACCTTGCAG CAGTCGGGTGTTTGCACGGATGATGAAGACTGCGGAGGTGATGAATTCTGCAACGACGTCCGAGGCGCCTGCCTGCCCTGCCGTAAGAGCCGGAAGCGTTGCGCACGGGACTCTATGTGTTGTGCAGGAAACCGCTGCAGCAACG GTGTTTGCCAAGCAAATGATATAGATGGTACCGATGCATCCATCATCACCGGCTTgcccaaacacaacaacaccatGGAGCATCAGCCCAAGAGGCCACATGCTGTGAAAG GCCAGGAGGGGGATACTTGCCTGAGATCTGCAGACTGCTCAGAGGGTCTGTGCTGCGCCAGACACTTCTGGTCTCGCATCTGCAAGCCTGTGCTGACGGAGGGCCAGGTGTGTACACGCCACCGCAGGAAAGGCACCCACGGCTTGGAGCTGTTCCAGCGCTGCGACTGTGGTGACGGTCTGGCTTGCCGACCAGAGAAAGGAGAGCGAGACCAAAGTGTCAGCAGGACTGCAGCCCGGAACCTACACACCTGTCAGAGACGCTGA